One genomic window of Phoenix dactylifera cultivar Barhee BC4 chromosome 6, palm_55x_up_171113_PBpolish2nd_filt_p, whole genome shotgun sequence includes the following:
- the LOC103710242 gene encoding ribosome biogenesis protein WDR12 homolog — translation MDANGGSAEASRQMRVRFTTKLLPPLRVPTTSLAVPSNLTRMGLSEIVNHLLKSLDSEFLFQPFDFLVDGELIRMPLEQFLLAKGISAEKVLEIEYIKAVAPRKQEDSCLHDDWVSAVDGSNPSFILTGCYDGLARIWKGGAVCSHIFEGHSGAITSASVINREGVESENSFFVATGSKDRSLRLWKFDTTEHVEHPLRIRAYKILKEHTSSVQSISSSPSGDMVCSGSWDCSIKLWKVKGSEAEGDIVSIKKRKLHSAAAEHEESLLEGTSTSTVVGHTQCVSSVVWPELQTIYSASWDHSVRQWDVQTGNETWNMVCGKALNCLHVGGERSALVAAGGSDPVLRIWDPRKPGTLAPILQFSSHSSWITACKWHTRSWFHLLSASYDGKVMLWDLRTAWPLATVDSHKDKVLTADWWKDDSIISGGADSKLCVCSGIAI, via the exons ATGGATGCCAATGGCGGCAGCGCGGAGGCCTCGAGGCAGATGCGCGTCCGCTTCACCACCAAGCTCCTGCCGCCGCTGCGAGTCCCGACCACCTCCCTCGCCGTCCCCTCCAATCTCACTCGAATGGGCCTTTCGGAGATCGTCAACCATCTCCTGAAGAGCT TGGATTCTGAGTTCCTGTTTCAACCGTTTGACTTTCTTGTCGACGGCGAGCTCATACGAATGCCGTTGGAGCAGTTCCTGTTGGCCAAGGGCATCTCAGCA GAGAAAGTTCTTGAAATCGAATACATAAAGGCTGTAGCTCCGAGAAAACAGGAGGATTCTTGTTTGCATGATGATTGGGTCAGTGCTGTCGATGGTTCTAACCCAAG TTTCATACTAACAGGGTGCTATGATGGTCttgcaag GATATGGAAAGGTGGAGCAGTATGTTCACACATTTTTGAGGGGCATAGTGGTGCAATTACTTCCGCAAGTGTCATCAATCGCGAAG GAGTTGAGAGTGAAAACAGCTTCTTTGTGGCAACAGGTTCAAAAGATCGGTCATTGAGACTGTGGAAG TTTGATACAACTGAACATGTGGAGCATCCACTGAGGATCAGAGCAtataaaattcttaaagaacacaCATCATCTGTTCAGAGCATCTCTTCATCCCCTTCTGGAGATATG GTATGTTCAGGTTCGTGGGACTGCTCTATCAAGTTGTGGAAAGTAAAGGGGTCTGAAGCAGAAGGTGATATAGTGTCAATAAAGAAGAGAAAGCTTCATTCTGCTGCAGCAGAACATGAAGAGTCTCTGTTGGAG gGCACCTCTACTTCAACAGTTGTTGGACATACACAGTGTGTTTCTTCAGTTGTGTGGCCAGAGCTTCAGACTATATATTCTGCATCATGGGATCATTCTGTCAGACAATGGGATGTTCAAACAGGCAACGAGACCTGGAACATG GTCTGCGGAAAAGCATTAAATTGCCTCCATGTTGGTGGAGAGAGATCTGCACTTGTAGCTGCAGGTGGCTCTGACCCAGTTTTGAGGATATGGGATCCTCGAAAACCAG GAACTCTGGCTCCTATCCTTCAGTTTTCATCTCATTCATCTTGGATCACTGCTTGCAAGTGGCACACGAGGTCATGGTTTCATTTGTTATCGGCTTCTTATGATGGGAAAGTGATGTTGTGGGATTTGAGAACAGCG TGGCCATTGGCAACTGTAGACTCGCACAAAGACAAG GTACTAACTGCAGACTGGTGGAAAGATGATAGTATAATAAGCGGAGGAGCTGATTCAAAGCTTTGCGTTTGTTCTGGAATTGCAATCTAG